The sequence GCGCCGGCTCGCTCCGGCTCGACGATGTCGATGTCGCGGAGGCGGATGCCCGCACGCTGCGGCGCTATCGCGGCGAGGTGCAGATGGTGTTTCAGAACCCGTTCGGCTCGCTCAACCCGCGCCAGACCATCGGCAAGGCGATCGAGGAGCCGCTGCTGGTCAACACTTTGCTTTCCGCCGCCGAGCGCCGCGCGCGGGCGCTGGACATGATGAGCCGCGTCGGGCTGCGGCCCGAACATCACGGCCGCTACCCGCATATGTTTTCCGGCGGCCAGCGCCAGCGCATCGCCATCGCCCGCGCGCTGGTGCTGCGGCCGAAAATCCTGGTGCTGGACGAGCCGGTCTCGGCGCTCGACGTGTCGGTGCGGGCGCAGGTGCTGAACCTGCTGGTGGAACTGCAGCAGCAGCTCGGCGTCGCCTATGTCTTCGTCTCCCACGATCTCGGCGTGGTGCGGCACATGGCGGACGAGGTGCTGGTGATGTATCTCGGCCGCGCCGTCGAGCACGGCCCGCGCGACGCCATTTTCGACACGCCGCTGCACCCCTATACGCGCGCGCTGCTCTCGGCAACGCCGGTCGCCGACCCGGAAGCGAAGAAGGAGCGCATCGTGCTGGAGGGCGAACTGCCCTCGCCCTTCAACCCGCCACGCGGCTGCCCCTTCAACCCGCGCTGCCCGCTGGTGGTGGAGCGCTGCCGGGTGGAGATGCCGCCGCTGGCCACGAAGGGCGCGCAGCGCGTCGCCTGCTGGGTCACCGGCGCCGATGCCCCGGCGGCCGGCCAAGCGCTCACCTGAGGCTGAACAGCACCGGGACGGTGAAGGTGATGGTGCTGCCAGCGACTTCCGGCGGCGGGGGCGGCACGGGGGAGGCGCGGCGCACCATGGCGACCGCCTCCTCGTCGAAGCGCGGATTGCCCGACGAGCCCGCCAGCCGCGCCGAGAGTACTTGCCCCGCCCGGTTGATCGAAAACGCCACGCGCGCCTTGCCGCTGGCGCTCTCCCCGCCGGGATAGCGCTTGTGGCGATTGAGATGCGCCATCAGCCGCGAACGCCAATTGGCCGGCACCCGGCTGTTGGAGGTCGCCGCGCCCGACGTCGGAGCGGCGATGCGCTCGGCATTCTGCGCGTCGATCGCCGGCGCGGCCGAGGTGCGCGGCGCGGGGGGAAGGTCGCTCTTCTTTTCCTTCTTCGGCTTCGGCTTGGGCTTTGGCTGCTCCTTGGGCGGCTCCGGCTTTTCCTCCGGCGGGGGAATTTCCTGCACCAGCGGCGGGGGCGGCGGCAGCGGCACCTCGATATCCCTAGCCGGGCTTTCCGCGACCTCGGGTATCGGCTCTTCCGGCGGCAGCGGCTCGGGCGGCGGGGTGTCCTCCACCTCCTCGGCCAGCGGGTCCGGCGGGGTCTCTTCTTCCACCTTCTCCTGCGCCTCGACCATTTGCGGGCCGGGCGGCAGCTCGGTCGGCTCGGCCGCCGGCGCCACCGGCATTTCCGCCAGTTCGATCATGATCGCCGCCGGCTCCTCGGTCATGACGACCGGGGGATCGGTCAGCATATAGCCGAGCGCGCCGCCATGGACGGCCAGCACCACGGCGCCGCAGCCGAGCCACAGCCCGGCCTCGCGCAGGCGATGCCCGCCGCTGCCACGGACCAGCAGCAGGCTCATGGCGCCGGCGCTCCGGGGGCGGCAGGAGCGGGCGCTGCGGGTGCGGCCGGGGCCGGCAGAGGCGCGGAAGCCGGCGCGGCAGAGGCGGGCGCGCTCCCGGTGGCGGGCGCGGCAGAACCCGGCGTGGCGGCGGCCGGCTGGCCGGTCATCTCGATGCCGACCAGCGCGATCTTGAGGTAGCCGGCGGCGCGCAACAGGTTCATCACCTCCATCAGCGCGCCATAGTCGACGGTCTTGTCGGCGCGCAGGAAGATGCGGGTGTCGCGCTTGCCCTCCGTCGTGCGGTCGAGCGTCGCCCCCAGCGTCTCGCGCGCCACATCGTCATTGCCGATGGCGAGCACCAGATCGCTCTTGACGGTGAGATAGACCGGCTTGTCCGGGCGCGGCTGCACCTGCGCGTTCGAGGCCGGCAAATCCACCGCCACATCGACGGTGGAAAGCGGCGCCGCCACCATGAAGATGATCAGCAGCACCAGGATCACGTCGATGAACGGGGTGACGTTGATCTCGTGGTTCTCGACGAGATCGTCCGTGTCGGTGCTCTGCAGCTTCGCGCCCATGGCGGCTCACTCCGCCGCCGCGCGCACGCGCTGCGGGGCGGCGCGGGCGGCGTCGCGGCGGTCGAGATCGCGCGAAAGCAGCCGCAGCACCTCGGCCGAGGCATCGCCCATCAGCACGCGATAGCCCGACACCTGGCGCGAGAAATGGTTGTAGATCACGACAGCCGGAATGGCGGCGACGAGGCCGATGGCGGTGGCGAGCAGTGCCTCGGCGATGCCGGGCGCCACCACGGCGAGATTGGTGGTCTGCGCCTTCGAGATGCCGATGAACGAGTTCATGATGCCCCACACCGTGCCGAACAGGCCGACGAAGGGCGCGGTGGCGCCGATGGTGGCGAGCAGGCCGGTGCCGCGCGTGATCGCCCGCCCGGCCGCCACCTCGATGCGGGTGAGCGAGATCGACACGCGCTCCTTGATGCCGTCGGCCGGCAAGGGGCCGGAGCGCTTGAGTTCCAGATCGGTGGCGCGCAGCATGGCGCCTGCCGGGCCGCGCGGATCGACGCGGCGCGCCTCCTCCAGCGTGGCGCTGGCGAGATAGCCCTTCAGCGCGCGCCGCAGCCGGCCCTTGGCGACGGCGAGTTCCATCGTCTTGGCCAGCCACACCGTCCAGGTCACCACCGAGGCGAAGGCGAGGCCGATCATGACCGCCTTCACCACCCAGTCCGCCGCCATGAACATGCCCCAGGGGGACAGGTCATGCGGGAGTTGGGCGGCGACGCTCGAATCCTCGCCCGCCTCAAGCGGAAGGCCGGCCGCCGGGTCGGCGGCCGCATCCCCGGTGGCAGGAGCAGCGACAGGGGGAGCGGCGGCCGAGGGAGCGGCGACCTGGGGATCGACGGCAACCGGCGCGGCCTCGCCGGCCGGGGACGGCGCAGCGGCGCCGCCCGTGGTCGGGGCCGTAGTGCCGGAAGCCGGCGGCACCAGCGGATCAAATGTGGGGGCGGCAGGCGCGGTCGCCGCCGGCGGCGCGGAGAGGGCGGGCGACGCCGGTGCCGTTTCCTGCGCCGTTTCCTGCGCCCACGCCCCCACCGGGCCGGCGACCAGCAGCGCCAGCGCCAGAACGAGGTTCAGCGCGCGGCGCAGGGCGGTGGTCTTGGGTGTCGTCGGCATGGCTTCGCGAAGCTCCGGTCTTCCCCGGCGCTCCAGCCCACAGGCGGAGATGTCCACGGGGACGTCCTCAGTCCCGGCTTCCATAAACCTGCGATGACTAGGTCGACAACACAAAATCCTTCACAAATACAAATGTAGAACCCTTCAAAACTGGATTTAGGCAGGATCGTACAATTTTACATTATTCTAGACTAAGACTTCAGCCCACCGAGACACCGATCACCTTGCCGGGGTTGAGCGTGCCGGCGGGGTCGAGCGCGCCTTTGAGCCGGTGCATCAGGTCAAGCGCCACCGGGTCGGCGTAATGGGCCAGTTCCTCGCGCTTCAAAAGGCCGATGCCGTGCTCGGCGGCGATGGAGCCGTCCATGTCGTCGACAATGTCGTGGACGATGCGGTTGAACCGCTCCCACAGCGCGAGGAAGGCGGCCTTTTCCATGCCCACGGGCTGGCTGAGGTTGAAATGGATATTGCCGTCGCCGACATGGCCGAACGGGCACGGGCGCAGCCCCGGCAGCGCCGCCATGCAGGCGGGCAGCGCGCGCTCCAGAAATTCCGGCACGCGTGAGACAGGCACCGAGACATCGTGCTTGATCGAGCCGCCCTCATGCTTCTGCGCTTCCGACATGTCCTCGCGCAGCCGCCACATATTGGCCGCCTGCGCCTCGCTGGTGGCGATGGCGGCATCGAGCACCTCGCCCGCCTCCATCGCGGCGCCGAGCCCCTCCTCCATCAGCGCGGCGAGGTCGAAGGCGCGGGTGGGCGAGGAAAGCTCGGCCAGCACGTACCAGTCATAGGTCTCGCGCAGCGGGCGCACCGTGCCGGGCATGTGCTTGAGCACCGTCTCCACGCCGAAGGCGGCCATCAGCTCGAAGGTGGTGAGCGCGTCGCCCGCCTCCCCGCGCAGCCGCTTCAACAGGGCGAGCGCGGCGGAAGGGTCCGGCACGGCGAGGAAGGCGGTGGCGCGCTGCGCCGGCTGCGGGAACAGCTTCAGCACGGCGGCGGTGATGATGCCGAGCGTGCCCTCGCTGCCGAGGAAAAGCTGCTTGAGGTCGTAGCCCGCATTGTTCTTGCGCAGCCGCTTCAGCCCGTTCCACACCCGCCCGTCGGCCAACACGACTTCCAGCCCCAGCGCGAGCTCGCGCGCATTGCCATAGCGCAGCACGGCGGTGCCGCCGGCGTTCGACGACAAGTTGCCGCCGATGCGGCAGGAGCCCTGCGAGGCGATGTGCAGGGGGAACAGGCAGCCCGCCTCCTCCGCTGCCGCGTGCACCTTGTCGAGAATGCAGCCGGCTTCCACCGTCATCGTCATGTCGACGGGATCGAAGGCGCGGATGCGGTCCAGCCGGGAGAGCGAAAGCAGCATCTGGCCGAACGGCATCTGCCCGCCCACCAGCCCGGTATTGCCGCCCTGCGGCACCAGCGGTACCCCCGCCCGCGCGCAGGTCTCGACCACGAACGCCACCTCCTCGGTGGAGCCCGGCCGCAGCACCGCCGGCGCCTCGCCCTTATAGAGCCCGCGCTCCTCGTGCAGGTACGGCGCCATGTCGGCCGGATCGGTGAGCACATGCGCGGCGCCGAGGCGCTGGGCGAGGGTGGCGAGCAGGGGGGAGAGGGGGGACGAGGCTGCGAGCGTCATTGAACTCTCAGGGGCAAGCGGTATGATGAATTCATACTAACGAGGGAGGGCCGGATGGCGAATGCCGAGAAGCGCACCTTCAGTCTGCCACGTGAGCAGGCGGAATTCATAGACCGGCTGGTGGACTCGGGCACCTATGGCAGCGCCAGCGAAGTGATCCGCGCCGGCCTGCGCGCGCTTCAGGAACGCGACGCGGCCGTCGAACGCTGGCTGCGCGAGGACGTGGCGCCGGTGATAGCCGAAATGCAGGCGCACCCCGAAAGGGGCATCCCAGCGGAAGATGTCTTCAACGAAATCCGCGCCCTTCACAGCCAGCGCATCCAGCGTCGTGGCGTATAAGATCATCATCTCGCCCGAGGCTCGGAGCGACCTGATCAGCCTTTTCAGGTTTGTCGCGGAGCGCTCGGGAAAAGACACCGCGCTCAGCTATGTCGAGCGGATCGAAGCATACTGCTGTTCCTTCACGGATTTCCCCGTACGCGGCACCTGCCGTGACGATATAGTCCCCGGCCTGCGCATCGTCGGCTTCGAGCGGCGCGTGACGATTGCCTTCCATATCGAACGCGAGCGCGTGGTATTCGACCGCGTCCTGTATGGAGGGCGCTCACTCGAACGGCTCGGCGACGACGACTGACCACGCCCCCTTGCCCCCGCGCGTCTTTCCCCCTATCCCCGCGCCATGGCGCCTCCTCTCCTTCTGCTTCAAGACACCAAGCTCACCTTCGGCGGCACGCCGCTGCTGGAGGGGGCGGAGCTTTCCGTTTCCGCCGGCGAGCGCGTCGGCCTTGTCGGTCGCAACGGCTCGGGCAAATCCACGCTTTTGAAAATCGCCGCCGGCCTCGTTTCGGCCGATAGCGGCGCGCGCTTCGTGCAGCCCGGCGCCACGGTGCGCTATCTGCCGCAGGAGCCGGACCTCTCCGGCTTCGAAACCACGCTCGCCTATGTCGAGGCCGGCATGGGCCCGGGCGATGCGGAATACCGCGCGCAATATCTGCTCGGCGAACTCGGCCTCACCGGCACGGAGCACCCGGCCAATCTCTCCGGCGGCGAGGCCCGCCGCGCCGCGCTTGCCCGCGTGCTGGCGCCGGAGCCGGACATTCTGCTGCTGGACGAGCCGACCAACCATCTCGACCTGCCGGCCATCGAATGGCTGGAAGCGGAAATCGCCTCGCTGCGCTCCGCCCTCGTGCTCATCAGCCATGACCGCCGCTTCCTGCAGGACCTCACCCGCGCCACCGTCTGGCTCGACCGGGGCCGCACGCGGCGCATGGAGCGCGGCTTCGCCTTCTTCGAGGAATGGCGCGACCAGGTGCTTGAAGAGGAAGAGCGCGACCAGCAGAAGCTCGCCCGCAAGATCGTCGCGGAAGAGCACTGGATGCGCTACGGCGTCACCGCGCGGCGCAAGCGGAACGTGCGCCGCGTCGGCGAGCTCGCCGCCCTGCGCGCGCAATATCGCGAGCATCGCGGCGCCGTCGGCACCATTTCCGTCACCGCCACCGAGGCGGAAGTCTCCGGCAAGCTGGTGATGGAAGCCGAGCACATCTCCAAGGCCTATGGCGATCGCGTCATCGTGCGCGATCTTTCCATCCGGATCCAGCGCGGCGACCGCATCGGCATTGTCGGGCCCAATGGCGCGGGCAAGACGACGCTCCTGAAGATGCTGACCGGCGAACTCGCCCCGGACAGCGGCAAGGCCAAGATGGGCACCAATATCGAGATGGCGACGCTGGACCAGCGCCGCGCCGCGCTCGACCCCAACCGCTCGGTGCGCGACACGCTCACCGACGGGCGCGGCGACCAGGTGTTTGTCGGCGGCAATCCGCGCCATGTCATCGGCTATATGAAGGACTTCCTGTTCACGCCGGAACAGGCCGGCACCGCCGTCTCCAAGCTCTCGGGCGGCGAGCGCGGGCGGCTGCTGCTGGCCTGCGCGCTGGCGCAGGCCTCCAACCTCATGGTGCTGGACGAGCCGACCAACGACCTCGATCTGGAGACGCTCGACCTCTTGGAAGAGATGATCGACGACTATGCCGGCACAGTGCTGCTGGTGAGCCATGACCGCGACTTCCTCGACCGCACCGTCACCGCCACCATCGCCTATGAGGGCGACGGCCATTGGGAAGTCTATGCCGGCGGCTATTCCGACATGGTGGCCCAGCGCGGCCATGGCGTGAAGGCGAAGGCGGCGGCCGCGGCGGCGAGCGCGAAAGCCGCGCCCGCCAAGGCGACGGAGGCTGCCCCGGCCTCCGGCGCCAAGCGCAAGCTCTCCTTCAAGGAGAAGCACGCGCTAGACCAGCTTCCCAAGCGCATGGCGCAGCTGGAATCGGACATCGCCCGCCTCAACAACACGCTGCACACGCCGAATTTCTACACCCGCGACCCCGCCGGCTTCCAGAAGGCCACCGCCGAGCTGACCAAGGCCCAGGCCGAACTCGCCAAGGCCGAGGAGGAATGGCTGGAGCTGGAAATGCGGCGCGAAGAGCTTGAGGGGTGAGGCGGGGGCGGCCTGCGTGCTTCGAGACGCGGCGCGGCTCCATCATCAGATCCATCATCCGATCTTGAACTGTCCTCATCCCCGGGCTTGACCCGGGGACCCAGCCTTGCTGCCGTGAGCCAATGGAAACCTGGGTCCCCGGGTCAAGCCCGGGGATGAGGGAGAGATGAGAGTGCCATCATGATGCTCATCCCCCTCACCTCCCCCGACGACCCGCGCATCGACGCCTACCGCGTCATCAAGGAGCGCGATCTGGTCGGGCGCGGCGGGCGCTTCATCGTCGAGGGGCGCACCGTGCTGGATGTCGCGCTCTCGCCCCGCAACCGGTTCGCGCTGGAATCACTGCTGCTGGCGGAAAGCAGGATCGAGGCGCTCGCCCCCCTGCTGGCGCAGGCGCCGCAGGACCTGCCGGTCTACACCGCCAGCCAGGCGATCCTCGACGGCATCACCGGCTTCCACATCCATCGCGGGCTGCTCGGCGTCGGGTTGCGCGGCGAGATGCCGTCCATGGCGGCCACCATCGCCGCCCTGCCGGAGGACGCGCTGGTCGTGGTGCCGCTCGGCATCACCAATCACGACAATGTCGGCGGCATCATGCGCAACGCCGCCGCCTTCGGGGCGGATGCGGCGCTGTTCGACTTCGCCTCCTGCGATCCCTTGTACCGCAAGGCGATCCGCGTCTCCGTCGGCGGCAGCCTGATCGTACCCTTCGCCCGCGAAGGCTCGGCCGAGGCGCTGCTCGACCTGCTCACCGCCGTCGGCTTCGAGCTTCTGGCGCTCAGCCCCGCCGGGGCGGCGACGCTGGACGAGGTGCGGCCGGCCCGGCGCACCGCGCTGCTGCTGGGCGCGGAAGGGCCGGGCCTGCCCGATTCCATCCTCGCCCGCACGCGCACGATCCGCATTCCCATGCGCGGCGGCTTCGACTCGCTCAATGTCGCGACAACCAGCGGTATCGCACTACACGCGCTTGCCCGTGGCCGGTAAACCACGCGTGAGATGCGAATCAACGCTCGACAATCCGACCCCCGAGGCGCATCCTCAGATGCACTTCTACAGGCGGCACGCCGTCTGATTGATCGTCAACTTCCAAAGGCCCGAGGCATGTCCTCGGGCCTTTTTTCTTGGCCCCGCCCGCTTTGGACGCGGCACTTTTGCTGGTATGGCGGCAGGTGCGCGGCGCGCCCTTTGGCCGGACGGCGGAACCGCTTAGAGCACGTTCCGATCTGATTGCATCGCAATCAGATCGGTAAAACGTTCTCTATGCATCACTTAGAGACTGATTCACCGATCAGGTTGTTTCAACCTGATCGGATCAGGCTCTAGGCTGGGGAGCCTGAGCGACGCGGCCGGCTCGACGGCCCGAACGGAAGCTGAAAGATGCCGGACCACCTCCCCCCTCCCCGCCCTGCCGTCGTCAAGCTCGGCGGGAGCCTTGTCGGCGACCCCGCCCTGACGCCGCTGCTGGCGACCCTGGCGCGGCGCGGCGCGCCGCTCGTTCTCGTCGCCGGCGGCGGCCCGCTGGCCGATGGCGTGCGGGCGCTGCAGCCGCGCCTCGGCCTGTCCGATGCCGCCTGTCACCGCATGGCGATCCTCGCCATGGAGCAGACCGCCCACGCCTTGGCCGATCTCGCACCCGGCCTCGCCCTTGCCGCCACGCCGGCGGAGATCGCGGCGGCGCACGCAGAGGGCCGCGCCGCGCTGTGGCTGCCCGCCGCAATGGCGCTCGCCGCCCGCGACCTGCCGGAAAGCTGGGAGCTGACCTCCGACAGCCTCGCCGCCTGGCTCGCCCACGCCCTCAGTGCCACGCGCCTGACGCTGGTGAAGTCGGCCCCCGCCCCCACCGGCAGCGGCCCGGCGGACTGGGCGGCAGCGGGGCTCGTCGACCCGCTGTTTCCCGCCTTCGCCGCCCGCCTCGCCGGCCCGGTCGAGGTGACCCTGCCGGCGGCGCTCCTCGCCGCCTCCGCCCAGAAGGACATTGCCGCATGAGCGCGACCAAGGGACTTTATCCGCGCTGGGCCTGGGCGCTCACCGGCTCCGGCCATTACTTCACCGAATCCATCGCCCTGATCAAAGCGCTGGACGCGGTGGACCTGTTCGTCTCGAAGGCGGCGGACGAGGTGCTGCGCATGTACAAGCAGGACCTGCCCAAGGACACCCGCATCTTCAAGGAGACGACGGCCAGTTCCGCCCCGGTCGGCCGGTTCTATGAGGGCCTGTACCACACGCTCATCGTCTCCCCCGCCTCCTCCAACACGGTGGCGAAGGCGGTGTTCGGCATTTCCGACACGCTGGTGACCAATTGCTTCGCCCAGGCCGGCAAGTGCCGTGTCCACGCCATCGTCTTCGCCTGCGACACCGCGCCCGAGATGATCACCATGGCGCCCAAGGGCCCGGTCCCGGTCTATCCGCGCCGCATCGACCTTGAGAACACCGCGAAGCTGAAGGAGTTCGACGACACGGTGGTGGTCGAATCCATCGGCGATCTCGAAGCCGCCATCGCCGCGCGGCGCCTCCACCTCGCGGACAAGGCCGCCACCTGACATGGCGGAGAACCCCGCCCCGCCCGGCCGGCCGGAAAAAGTCGCCCTCGTCACCGGCTCGCTGGCCGAGCCGCGCCTGACCAAAATCGCCGGCGAGATCGCCGATGCCAGCCTCGCCCCTGTCGTCGTC comes from Ancylobacter polymorphus and encodes:
- a CDS encoding FAD-binding oxidoreductase — its product is MTLAASSPLSPLLATLAQRLGAAHVLTDPADMAPYLHEERGLYKGEAPAVLRPGSTEEVAFVVETCARAGVPLVPQGGNTGLVGGQMPFGQMLLSLSRLDRIRAFDPVDMTMTVEAGCILDKVHAAAEEAGCLFPLHIASQGSCRIGGNLSSNAGGTAVLRYGNARELALGLEVVLADGRVWNGLKRLRKNNAGYDLKQLFLGSEGTLGIITAAVLKLFPQPAQRATAFLAVPDPSAALALLKRLRGEAGDALTTFELMAAFGVETVLKHMPGTVRPLRETYDWYVLAELSSPTRAFDLAALMEEGLGAAMEAGEVLDAAIATSEAQAANMWRLREDMSEAQKHEGGSIKHDVSVPVSRVPEFLERALPACMAALPGLRPCPFGHVGDGNIHFNLSQPVGMEKAAFLALWERFNRIVHDIVDDMDGSIAAEHGIGLLKREELAHYADPVALDLMHRLKGALDPAGTLNPGKVIGVSVG
- the exbB gene encoding tonB-system energizer ExbB, producing MPTTPKTTALRRALNLVLALALLVAGPVGAWAQETAQETAPASPALSAPPAATAPAAPTFDPLVPPASGTTAPTTGGAAAPSPAGEAAPVAVDPQVAAPSAAAPPVAAPATGDAAADPAAGLPLEAGEDSSVAAQLPHDLSPWGMFMAADWVVKAVMIGLAFASVVTWTVWLAKTMELAVAKGRLRRALKGYLASATLEEARRVDPRGPAGAMLRATDLELKRSGPLPADGIKERVSISLTRIEVAAGRAITRGTGLLATIGATAPFVGLFGTVWGIMNSFIGISKAQTTNLAVVAPGIAEALLATAIGLVAAIPAVVIYNHFSRQVSGYRVLMGDASAEVLRLLSRDLDRRDAARAAPQRVRAAAE
- a CDS encoding dipeptide ABC transporter ATP-binding protein; amino-acid sequence: MNAPLPHATPPAEAVMEAIDLAQSYEVSRGVFAKSATVKAVAGISFRLAPRSTLAVVGESGSGKSTLARMLTLIERPGAGSLRLDDVDVAEADARTLRRYRGEVQMVFQNPFGSLNPRQTIGKAIEEPLLVNTLLSAAERRARALDMMSRVGLRPEHHGRYPHMFSGGQRQRIAIARALVLRPKILVLDEPVSALDVSVRAQVLNLLVELQQQLGVAYVFVSHDLGVVRHMADEVLVMYLGRAVEHGPRDAIFDTPLHPYTRALLSATPVADPEAKKERIVLEGELPSPFNPPRGCPFNPRCPLVVERCRVEMPPLATKGAQRVACWVTGADAPAAGQALT
- the exbD gene encoding TonB system transport protein ExbD; translation: MGAKLQSTDTDDLVENHEINVTPFIDVILVLLIIFMVAAPLSTVDVAVDLPASNAQVQPRPDKPVYLTVKSDLVLAIGNDDVARETLGATLDRTTEGKRDTRIFLRADKTVDYGALMEVMNLLRAAGYLKIALVGIEMTGQPAAATPGSAAPATGSAPASAAPASAPLPAPAAPAAPAPAAPGAPAP
- a CDS encoding ABC-F family ATP-binding cassette domain-containing protein — encoded protein: MAPPLLLLQDTKLTFGGTPLLEGAELSVSAGERVGLVGRNGSGKSTLLKIAAGLVSADSGARFVQPGATVRYLPQEPDLSGFETTLAYVEAGMGPGDAEYRAQYLLGELGLTGTEHPANLSGGEARRAALARVLAPEPDILLLDEPTNHLDLPAIEWLEAEIASLRSALVLISHDRRFLQDLTRATVWLDRGRTRRMERGFAFFEEWRDQVLEEEERDQQKLARKIVAEEHWMRYGVTARRKRNVRRVGELAALRAQYREHRGAVGTISVTATEAEVSGKLVMEAEHISKAYGDRVIVRDLSIRIQRGDRIGIVGPNGAGKTTLLKMLTGELAPDSGKAKMGTNIEMATLDQRRAALDPNRSVRDTLTDGRGDQVFVGGNPRHVIGYMKDFLFTPEQAGTAVSKLSGGERGRLLLACALAQASNLMVLDEPTNDLDLETLDLLEEMIDDYAGTVLLVSHDRDFLDRTVTATIAYEGDGHWEVYAGGYSDMVAQRGHGVKAKAAAAAASAKAAPAKATEAAPASGAKRKLSFKEKHALDQLPKRMAQLESDIARLNNTLHTPNFYTRDPAGFQKATAELTKAQAELAKAEEEWLELEMRREELEG
- a CDS encoding aspartate kinase; amino-acid sequence: MPDHLPPPRPAVVKLGGSLVGDPALTPLLATLARRGAPLVLVAGGGPLADGVRALQPRLGLSDAACHRMAILAMEQTAHALADLAPGLALAATPAEIAAAHAEGRAALWLPAAMALAARDLPESWELTSDSLAAWLAHALSATRLTLVKSAPAPTGSGPADWAAAGLVDPLFPAFAARLAGPVEVTLPAALLAASAQKDIAA
- a CDS encoding type II toxin-antitoxin system RelE/ParE family toxin, giving the protein MAYKIIISPEARSDLISLFRFVAERSGKDTALSYVERIEAYCCSFTDFPVRGTCRDDIVPGLRIVGFERRVTIAFHIERERVVFDRVLYGGRSLERLGDDD
- a CDS encoding energy transducer TonB family protein; protein product: MSLLLVRGSGGHRLREAGLWLGCGAVVLAVHGGALGYMLTDPPVVMTEEPAAIMIELAEMPVAPAAEPTELPPGPQMVEAQEKVEEETPPDPLAEEVEDTPPPEPLPPEEPIPEVAESPARDIEVPLPPPPPLVQEIPPPEEKPEPPKEQPKPKPKPKKEKKSDLPPAPRTSAAPAIDAQNAERIAAPTSGAATSNSRVPANWRSRLMAHLNRHKRYPGGESASGKARVAFSINRAGQVLSARLAGSSGNPRFDEEAVAMVRRASPVPPPPPEVAGSTITFTVPVLFSLR
- a CDS encoding type II toxin-antitoxin system ParD family antitoxin, translating into MANAEKRTFSLPREQAEFIDRLVDSGTYGSASEVIRAGLRALQERDAAVERWLREDVAPVIAEMQAHPERGIPAEDVFNEIRALHSQRIQRRGV
- a CDS encoding flavoprotein; translated protein: MSATKGLYPRWAWALTGSGHYFTESIALIKALDAVDLFVSKAADEVLRMYKQDLPKDTRIFKETTASSAPVGRFYEGLYHTLIVSPASSNTVAKAVFGISDTLVTNCFAQAGKCRVHAIVFACDTAPEMITMAPKGPVPVYPRRIDLENTAKLKEFDDTVVVESIGDLEAAIAARRLHLADKAAT
- a CDS encoding TrmH family RNA methyltransferase — its product is MMLIPLTSPDDPRIDAYRVIKERDLVGRGGRFIVEGRTVLDVALSPRNRFALESLLLAESRIEALAPLLAQAPQDLPVYTASQAILDGITGFHIHRGLLGVGLRGEMPSMAATIAALPEDALVVVPLGITNHDNVGGIMRNAAAFGADAALFDFASCDPLYRKAIRVSVGGSLIVPFAREGSAEALLDLLTAVGFELLALSPAGAATLDEVRPARRTALLLGAEGPGLPDSILARTRTIRIPMRGGFDSLNVATTSGIALHALARGR